One Dermatophagoides farinae isolate YC_2012a chromosome 1, ASM2471394v1, whole genome shotgun sequence genomic region harbors:
- the tun gene encoding N-terminal glutamine amidase tungus — MMDLFKFLDYKQLIYTPFYCEENIWKLCEHIQQKEPELLKNCFVVFISNDIEKVLLWAQKIGNPDHNYHVIWDYHVILIYYNTDDDDDDMAVVFDYDTILPFPCSFNDYQNSVLRRYDYINSKYDCKFRIIMAEQYLRTFSSDRSRMKDSNGKFIQPPPEYPCIQTSTESNNLNDFISMNMQTFCIGQVMDLDQLRKKFSK; from the exons ATGAtggatttattcaaatttttagaCTACAAACAGTTAATTTATACACCTTTTTATtg TGAGGAGAATATTTGGAAATTATGCGAACATATTCAACAGAAAGAACCcgaattattaaaaaattgcTTTGTAGTTTTCATATCAAACGATATCGAAAAA GTATTACTATGGGCACAGAAAATTGGAAATCCTGATCACAATTATCACGTAATCTGGGACTATCatgtaattttaatttacTATAACAcggacgatgatgatgatgatatggctgttgtttttgattatgataccATTTTGCCGTTTCCatgttcattcaatgattatcaaaacAGTGTACTTCGACGTTATGATTATATAAATTCCAAGTATGATTGTAAATTTCGAATTATAATGGCCGAACAATATTTAAGAACATTTTCATCTGATCGATCTCGAATGAAAGATtcgaatggaaaatttattcaaccaCCTCCCGAATATCCTTGCATACAAACATCCACTGAATCGAACAATCTTAATGATTTCATATCGATGAATATGCAAACATTTTGCATTGGACAAGTAATGGATTTGGATCagttacgaaaaaaattctctaaatga
- the l(3)80Fg gene encoding dnaJ homolog subfamily C member 16 l(3)80Fg isoform X1 → MNQFIWFTLTIIYCLLTICLALNPYRVLEVPKSATIAEIKKSFKNLAKKYHPDKNQNNDAQEKFIELNKAYEILMDPERKRLYDRTGQTEDSPNFKHKSDYRSGFNRFDFDTFDTFFDSNDGRNFRFTFNSGSYFRKHSITHRAYENTILPQSYTTPYILVFYGDLCVPCIQVEQVLRRLVGELEAVGVGFCTVHSQHEIALTRKIGVRSLPYIISLIDGDIRPFRESEISLSTMIGFIKRSLPKDLIIEINNNNYYEFLSGWKDNKVRVLFANPDRIIRLRYVLIAFYFHERIAFGHVKTDDANTNEVLRRYHIDPKMNSMLVFNEDINSPTASLSVSELKTQIMKDVLDSNKYLFLPRVTSQTVFDHLCPVASLPSRAKLCVMLVSGEKEDNKRKFHAMRAFMKENDFPKDRFRFMYIYREKQAELIKSLTNIGLSKKVNINRGIHVVILWRKESNQAFYEWLNNEWDFVDSTYINETKQKLNLLMTRLSQNAAQFTYSAKINSLTDESAKSLFARIVKRLLLVTENLSDNISRTDPTPILSVVFSIIFIIFIGYVMTYFMKIEEESIREKYRKMGRQVPGSSKPRSDCKLSIHELRGETYNGMIRLLKPGCRTIVLLCDNSSKSKLLPQFYKAVYPYRKNKTLMFAFLLVEKNIDWYKKLLLQTLGGERELNINPKNCIGTVISINGFRKYFCVFHAKHPENNIALRRMEENGEFLGLNEANENSGEESDVESGMLVRNHNPTNNNSNNVSDLSSINNENDDVIFENNLLNGLPNWLDKLFDGSTTRYYINFWPEHMK, encoded by the exons atgaatcaatttatttggtTTACATTAacaattatttattgtttattgaCGATATGTCTTGCCTTAAATCCATATCGTGTTCTCGAAGTACCTAAATCAGCAACGATAGCTGAgattaaaaaatcattcaaaaatttggCTAAAAAATA CCATCCTgataaaaaccaaaataatgatgcccaagaaaaatttatagaACTCAACAAAGCTTATGAG ATCCTCATGGATCCGGAAAGAAAACGTCTTTATGATCGAACCGGACAAACGGAAGATTCGCCAAATTTCAAACATAAATCTGATTATCGTAGTGGTTTCAatcgttttgattttgatacaTTCGACACTTTTTTCGATTCCAATGATGGCCGAAATTTCCGATTTACATTCAATAGTGGTAGTTATTTTCGCAAACATTCAATAACTCATCGAGCATATGAAAACACAATTTTACCGCAAAGTTACACTACACCTTACATTCTAGTCTTTTATGGTGATCTATGTGTTCCTTGTATTCAAGTAGAACAAGTGCTTCGAAGATTGGTGGGCGAATTAGAGGCAGTGGGAGTCGGTTTCTGTACAGTCCATTCACAACATGAAATTGCTTTAACCCGAAAGATTGGCGTTCGATCATTGCCTTATATTATATCGTTAATAGATGGTGATATAAGACCATTTAGAGAATCGGAAATTTCCCTGTCTACAATGATTGGTTTTATCAAAAGATCTTTACCAAAAGATTTGATTAtcgaaataaataataataattactaCGAATTTTTAAGCGGTTGGAAAGATAACAAAGTACGGGTATTGTTCGCCAATCCTGATCGTATTATTCGACTTCGTTATGTTCTAATCGCATTCTATTTCCATGAACGAATCGCTTTCGGTCATGTAAAGACGGATGATGCTAATACCAATGAAGTATTGAGACGTTATCATATTGATCCGAAGATGAATTCGATGCTCGTATTTAATGAAGATATTAATAGTCCAACTGCTAGTCTTTCCGTTTCTGAGCTGAAAACTCAAATCATGAAAGATGTATTGGATTCAAACAAATACTTATTTCTACCCAGAGTCACCTCTCAAACTGTATTCGATCATTTATGTCCAGTGGCTAGTTTGCCATCACGTGCAAAACTTTGTGTGATGCTTGTATCGGGTGAAAAAGAAGataataaacgaaaatttcATGCAATGAGAGCATTCATGAAGGAAAACGATTTCCCTAAAGACCGATTCCGTTTCATGTACATTTATCGGGAGAAACAAGCtgaattgatcaaatcattGACGAATATTGGCTTAAGCAAAAAAGTCAATATTAATCGTGGTATTCATGTGGTCATTTTATGGcgaaaagaatcaaatcaagCCTTTTATGAATGGTTAAACAATGAATGGGACTTTGTCGATTCGACTTATATtaatgaaacgaaacaaaaattgaatcttCTTATGACTCGATTATCGCAAAATGCCGCCCAATTTACTTATAGTGCTAAAATCAATTCACTAACTGATGAATCTGCAAAAAGTCTGTTTGCACGTATAGTTAAAAGATTACTATTGGTAACCGAGAATTTAAGCGACAATATTTCACGAACCGATCCGACACCAATTTTATCTGTcgttttttccatcatctttatcataTTCATCGGCTATGTTATGACATATTTCAT GAAAATTGAAGAAGAATCCATAAGAgaaaaatatcgaaaaatGGGCCGTCAAGTTCCTGGATCATCAAAACCTAG GAGTGATTGCAAATTAAGTATTCACGAATTGAGAGGAGAAACGTATAATGGTATGATTCGTTTGCTTAAGCCTGGATGTCGAACTATTGTGCTTCTTTGTGATAATTCTTCGAAATCTAAATTGTTACCGCAATTTTATAAAGCTGTATATCCATACAGGAA GAACAAAACTCTAATGTTTGCCTTTCttttggtggaaaaaaatattgattggtacaaaaaacttttattacAAACACTTGGTGGTGAACGAGAATTGAATATCAATCCTAAAAATTGTATCGGAACAGTTATTTCGATTAATGGATttcgaaaatatttttgcgTCTTTCATGCAAAACATCCGGAAAATAATATTGCATTG CGACGAATGGAAGAAAATGGAGAATTTCTTGGCTTAAATGaagcaaatgaaaattcggGTGAAGAATCTGATGTTGAATCTGGTATGTTGGTGCGAAATCACAATCctaccaataataatagtaataacgTATCGGATCTATCAtcgattaataatgaaaatgatgatgttatttttgaaaataatctgCTAAATGGCCTACCAAATTGGTTggataaattatttgatggAAGTACTACACgttattatataaatttttggCCTGAacatatgaaataa
- the l(3)80Fg gene encoding dnaJ homolog subfamily C member 16 l(3)80Fg isoform X2: MNQFIWFTLTIIYCLLTICLALNPYRVLEVPKSATIAEIKKSFKNLAKKYHPDKNQNNDAQEKFIELNKAYEILMDPERKRLYDRTGQTEDSPNFKHKSDYRSGFNRFDFDTFDTFFDSNDGRNFRFTFNSGSYFRKHSITHRAYENTILPQSYTTPYILVFYGDLCVPCIQVEQVLRRLVGELEAVGVGFCTVHSQHEIALTRKIGVRSLPYIISLIDGDIRPFRESEISLSTMIGFIKRSLPKDLIIEINNNNYYEFLSGWKDNKVRVLFANPDRIIRLRYVLIAFYFHERIAFGHVKTDDANTNEVLRRYHIDPKMNSMLVFNEDINSPTASLSVSELKTQIMKDVLDSNKYLFLPRVTSQTVFDHLCPVASLPSRAKLCVMLVSGEKEDNKRKFHAMRAFMKENDFPKDRFRFMYIYREKQAELIKSLTNIGLSKKVNINRGIHVVILWRKESNQAFYEWLNNEWDFVDSTYINETKQKLNLLMTRLSQNAAQFTYSAKINSLTDESAKSLFARIVKRLLLVTENLSDNISRTDPTPILSVVFSIIFIIFIGYVMTYFMKIEEESIREKYRKMGRQVPGSSKPSDCKLSIHELRGETYNGMIRLLKPGCRTIVLLCDNSSKSKLLPQFYKAVYPYRKNKTLMFAFLLVEKNIDWYKKLLLQTLGGERELNINPKNCIGTVISINGFRKYFCVFHAKHPENNIALRRMEENGEFLGLNEANENSGEESDVESGMLVRNHNPTNNNSNNVSDLSSINNENDDVIFENNLLNGLPNWLDKLFDGSTTRYYINFWPEHMK; the protein is encoded by the exons atgaatcaatttatttggtTTACATTAacaattatttattgtttattgaCGATATGTCTTGCCTTAAATCCATATCGTGTTCTCGAAGTACCTAAATCAGCAACGATAGCTGAgattaaaaaatcattcaaaaatttggCTAAAAAATA CCATCCTgataaaaaccaaaataatgatgcccaagaaaaatttatagaACTCAACAAAGCTTATGAG ATCCTCATGGATCCGGAAAGAAAACGTCTTTATGATCGAACCGGACAAACGGAAGATTCGCCAAATTTCAAACATAAATCTGATTATCGTAGTGGTTTCAatcgttttgattttgatacaTTCGACACTTTTTTCGATTCCAATGATGGCCGAAATTTCCGATTTACATTCAATAGTGGTAGTTATTTTCGCAAACATTCAATAACTCATCGAGCATATGAAAACACAATTTTACCGCAAAGTTACACTACACCTTACATTCTAGTCTTTTATGGTGATCTATGTGTTCCTTGTATTCAAGTAGAACAAGTGCTTCGAAGATTGGTGGGCGAATTAGAGGCAGTGGGAGTCGGTTTCTGTACAGTCCATTCACAACATGAAATTGCTTTAACCCGAAAGATTGGCGTTCGATCATTGCCTTATATTATATCGTTAATAGATGGTGATATAAGACCATTTAGAGAATCGGAAATTTCCCTGTCTACAATGATTGGTTTTATCAAAAGATCTTTACCAAAAGATTTGATTAtcgaaataaataataataattactaCGAATTTTTAAGCGGTTGGAAAGATAACAAAGTACGGGTATTGTTCGCCAATCCTGATCGTATTATTCGACTTCGTTATGTTCTAATCGCATTCTATTTCCATGAACGAATCGCTTTCGGTCATGTAAAGACGGATGATGCTAATACCAATGAAGTATTGAGACGTTATCATATTGATCCGAAGATGAATTCGATGCTCGTATTTAATGAAGATATTAATAGTCCAACTGCTAGTCTTTCCGTTTCTGAGCTGAAAACTCAAATCATGAAAGATGTATTGGATTCAAACAAATACTTATTTCTACCCAGAGTCACCTCTCAAACTGTATTCGATCATTTATGTCCAGTGGCTAGTTTGCCATCACGTGCAAAACTTTGTGTGATGCTTGTATCGGGTGAAAAAGAAGataataaacgaaaatttcATGCAATGAGAGCATTCATGAAGGAAAACGATTTCCCTAAAGACCGATTCCGTTTCATGTACATTTATCGGGAGAAACAAGCtgaattgatcaaatcattGACGAATATTGGCTTAAGCAAAAAAGTCAATATTAATCGTGGTATTCATGTGGTCATTTTATGGcgaaaagaatcaaatcaagCCTTTTATGAATGGTTAAACAATGAATGGGACTTTGTCGATTCGACTTATATtaatgaaacgaaacaaaaattgaatcttCTTATGACTCGATTATCGCAAAATGCCGCCCAATTTACTTATAGTGCTAAAATCAATTCACTAACTGATGAATCTGCAAAAAGTCTGTTTGCACGTATAGTTAAAAGATTACTATTGGTAACCGAGAATTTAAGCGACAATATTTCACGAACCGATCCGACACCAATTTTATCTGTcgttttttccatcatctttatcataTTCATCGGCTATGTTATGACATATTTCAT GAAAATTGAAGAAGAATCCATAAGAgaaaaatatcgaaaaatGGGCCGTCAAGTTCCTGGATCATCAAAACCTAG TGATTGCAAATTAAGTATTCACGAATTGAGAGGAGAAACGTATAATGGTATGATTCGTTTGCTTAAGCCTGGATGTCGAACTATTGTGCTTCTTTGTGATAATTCTTCGAAATCTAAATTGTTACCGCAATTTTATAAAGCTGTATATCCATACAGGAA GAACAAAACTCTAATGTTTGCCTTTCttttggtggaaaaaaatattgattggtacaaaaaacttttattacAAACACTTGGTGGTGAACGAGAATTGAATATCAATCCTAAAAATTGTATCGGAACAGTTATTTCGATTAATGGATttcgaaaatatttttgcgTCTTTCATGCAAAACATCCGGAAAATAATATTGCATTG CGACGAATGGAAGAAAATGGAGAATTTCTTGGCTTAAATGaagcaaatgaaaattcggGTGAAGAATCTGATGTTGAATCTGGTATGTTGGTGCGAAATCACAATCctaccaataataatagtaataacgTATCGGATCTATCAtcgattaataatgaaaatgatgatgttatttttgaaaataatctgCTAAATGGCCTACCAAATTGGTTggataaattatttgatggAAGTACTACACgttattatataaatttttggCCTGAacatatgaaataa
- the LOC124491421 gene encoding alpha-2-macroglobulin receptor-associated protein, translating into MNYLQAKFIIILSCSMTIMAMNNKYSKEANNDGYRSDKPFRMQKLNILWNQANQKLETIELSKLMDDLKHQDISEIELKKIKAENRDPDGIKEAEVRRQLRMILNKYGLETDSMSINDTTTSSTVENKQVFSDKKLEDLWKKVHKLDLNEQELTILKEELKSFENQLHEYHRLIDQNLEKRENHLYHDDVLDNHIDPMNPIARQSQNEEMNEKIQQKHLELKEEYKRISNMVYDKDIKFKGEFDEIQAAKLWQLALKSEFNTNELTELKEKLLHFQNRIKKLNYFSGQLQTRNLKKQNKNVDERDENSSEKNLDKHIENRVKELDGHVKKLHQQLEETILNKHSEL; encoded by the exons atgaattatttacaagcaaaattcatcataattttatcTTGTTCTATGACCATTATGgctatgaataataaatattctAAAGAagctaataatgatggttatAGATCAGATAAACCATTTCGAAtgcaaaaattgaatattcttTGGAATCAAGCTAATCAA aaACTTGAAACGATAGAATTATCAAAACTTATGGATGATCTGAAACATCAGGATATATCGGaaatagaattgaaaaaaataaaagcaGAAAATCGAGATCCAGATGGAATAAAGGAGGCCGAAGTTCGACGTCAATTGCGaatgattttgaacaaaTATGGTCTGGAAACCGATTCCATGTCGATAAATGACACTACTACATCATCTACTGTAGAAAATAAACAAGTGTTTTCAGATAAAAAACTCGAAGATCTTTGGAAAAAAGTTCACAAATTGGATCTGAATGAACAAGAATTGACAATTCTGAAAGAAGAATTGAAaagttttgaaaatcaattacaTGAATATCATCGACTAATCGACCAGAATCTTGAAAAACGAGAAAATCATTTATACCATGACGATGTCCTCGATAATCATATTGATCCAATGAATCCAATTGCCAGGCAATctcaaaatgaagaaatgaatgaaaaaattcagcaAAAACATTTAGAACTCAAAGAGGAATATAAACGTATTAGCAACATGGTTTATGATAAAGATATCAAATTCAAAGgagaatttgatgaaatacaAGCTGCCAAATTATGGCAATTGGCTCTTAAATCCGaattcaatacaaatgaattaactgaattgaaagaaaaattgttacattttcaaaatcgaatcaaaaaattaaactatTTTTCCGGTCAACTACAAACGCGCAAtcttaaaaaacaaaacaaaaatgtcgaTGAAAGGGATGAAAATTCTtccgaaaaaaatctagacAAACATATCGAAAATCGAGTGAAAGAATTGGATGGTCATGTTAAAAAATTGCATCAACAACTGGAGGAAACAATTCTGAATAAACATTCcgaattataa
- the MAN1 gene encoding LEM domain-containing inner nuclear membrane protein MAN1: MANELPPSIDMNISDEEIRRRLINDHNVQCGPVTTQTRRILLKMLIKLENERSTNNSNETNGTFNNGSMNDDQHEYSGIMNGDNHRNDHVRDVSNIRDEDISSVETIRPTMEIRRSTTRKQSPQPNSPRRQIISDEEIEAIETFKEVQKTLKQPSLNKKSTKSFGISHSTNSSLNDLSSESSDDNDDTNEMVKPTLNTPNSYKISGITMPRVTENQTYRPISSLSRAPIRRSTVTTKSTLFDIHKSNTSLLNYSDSESDTEQSYKKDKICQVLLNHRPGLGRARHTANKRSFTWVFTSLFQNMKRKLWPSQKKDVTANFSTSSNYISWALLMFVIIFFVVIFSIYFYSKFTHTSRYNLDLTDYAFIEDKSKLLAPICNQNDDDPKVNCLSYESDKKPALNIIKEIKSFIDKHVYESYCESSSNKRVLPEITSFTFKKSDFEKDIQTKIDSLSSSIPRDESQRQMNAKELFTYDMSNAFKLIKLNTAWNIQVDDHFPFELKLMPNYNVNLPIQCSLKFFWNSNFWIIISTLATSLFGAIFLLYYRYSKNLELQEQELVYDLIEKSVELLQSPDEPQSMPVLHIRDTLLSPAEKKSSKYKRVWDKVVKQIENSDSRVKVVFKEIDGEEFKAWKWIATTNSPYVTDSENDGDFPAPASSQTQKIGGVEWQGQAFAFSNNKANQSSNNESMELSHFPDINRNKNFQALTRFLKIRNIFEKEAQYVDSNWSKKVKNTILEKTATTSENGQHDIVHIEIDDSTNEGLVFLKCGSMIGATNAFHALHGWWCEKKLVSVKFLKEDRYYQRFPHARYMDTPLQITSIE, from the exons ATGGCCAACGAACTACCACCATCAATTGATATGAATATATCCGACGAAGAGATTCGCCGTCGGCTTATCAATGATCACAATGTTCAATGTGGTCCGGTAACAACACAAACCCGACGTATTCTTTTGAAAATGCTTATAAAATTAGAGAATGAGAGGTCCACCaataattcgaatgaaacaaatggtACATTCAATAATGGTTCAATGAACGATGATCAACATGAATATTCGGGCATCATGAATGGTGACAATCATCGTAATGATCATGTTCGAGATGTTTCAAATATTCGCGATGAAGACATTTCTTCAGTTGAAACCATTCGACCGACTATGGAAATTAGAAGATCGACAACACGAAAACAATCTCCTCAACCTAATTCACCACGACGACAAATAATCAGTGACGAAGAGATTGAAGCCATCGAAACATTCAAG GAAGTACAGAAAACTTTAAAACAGCCATCCTTAAATAAGAAATCTACAAAAAGTTTTGGAATTTCACACTCTACAAATTCTAGCCTAAATGACCTCTCCTCTGAAAGTTcggatgacaatgatgatacaaatgaaatggtCAAGCCTACTCTAAATACTCCGAATTCATATAAAATTTCTGGTATCACAATGCCTAGAGTAACAGAGAATCAAACCTATCGACCGATTTCAAGTTTAAGTCGAGCACCAATTCGTCGTTCAACCGTCACAACCAAATCAACCTTATTCGACATTCATAAAAGTAATACATCATTGTTAAACTATAGCGACAGCGAATCTGATACAGAACAATCATACAAAAAAGATAAGATATGTCAAGTGTTGTTGAATCATCGTCCAGGATTGGGACGTGCCCGACATACTGCAAACAAACGTTCATTCACATGGGTATTCACATCATTGTTCCAGAACATGAAACGTAAATTGTGGCcatctcaaaaaaaagacgttACGGcgaatttttcaacatcatctaaTTACATCTCTTGGGCTTTATTGATGTTTGTTatcatcttttttgttgttattttctccATTTATTTCTACTCAAAATTCACCCACACTTCAAGATATAATTTGGATTTGACCGATTATGCATTCATCGAAGACAAAAGTAAATTATTGGCGCCTATTTGTAATCAAAACGATGACGATCCTAAAGTAAATTGCCTATCGTATGAAAGTGATAAAAAGCCCGCATTAAATATAATCAAAGAAATCAAAAGCTTTATTGACAAACATGTTTATGAGTCTTAttgtgaatcatcatcaaacaaaagaGTCCTGCCAGAAATAACCAGTTTCACATTCAAGAAAAgtgattttgaaaaagatATACAAACAAAGATTGACTCGTTGTCTTCATCGATTCCACGTGATGAAAGTCAGCGTCAAATGAATGCAAAAGAGTTGTTCACGTATGATATGTCCAATgcattcaaattgatcaaactTAATACGGCATGGAACATCCAAGTTGACGATCATTTCCCGTTCGAACTAAAATTGATGCCAAATTATAATGTAAATTTGCCAATTCAAtgttcattaaaatttttctggaACTCGAACTTTTGGATCATAATTTCAACATTGGCTACTAGTTTATTTGGCGCCATATTTCTTCTCTATTATCGTTATAGCAAAAATCTTGAACTTCAAGAACAAGAACTCGTGTacgatttgattgaaaaatctgTAGAACTATTGCAATCACCAGACGAGCCACAATCAATGCCTGTGTTACATATCCGTGACACGTTATTATCGCCAGCTGAAAAGAAAAGCTCTAAATATAAACGAGTTTGGGATAAAGTTGTAAagcaaattgaaaattcggATTCTCGCGTCAAAGTTGTGTTCAAGGAAATCGATGGTGAAGAATTCAAAGCGTGGAAATGGATTGCGACAACCAATAGTCCGTATGTTACTGATAGTGAAAATGACGGCGACTTTCCGGCTCCTGCTTCTTCACAAACACAGAAAATTGGTGGCGTTGAATGGCAAGGACAAGCGTTTGCTTTCTCCAACAATAAAGCTAATCAATCGTCGAATAATGAATCCATGGAACTATCACATTTTCCCGATAttaatcgaaacaaaaattttcaggcATTGACCCGTTTTTTGAAGATTAGAAACATTTTCGAAAAAGAAGCTCAATACGTCGATTCGAATTGGAGCAAAAAAGTTAAGAATACCATATTGGAAAAAACGGCTACTACTTCTGAAAATGGTCAACATGATATTGTTCACATTGAAATCGATGATAGTACCAATGAAGGTTTGGTATTTCTTAAATGTGGCTCAATGATTGGAGCTACAAATGCTTTCCATGCATTACATGGATGGTGGTGCGAAAAGAAATTGGTCAGTGTAAAATTCCTTAAAGAAGATCGATACTATCAACGATTTCCTCATGCCCGATATATGGATACGCCATTACAAATcacatcaattgaatga